A genomic region of Candidatus Woesearchaeota archaeon contains the following coding sequences:
- a CDS encoding cold shock domain-containing protein — protein MMEGKVKFFNDLKGFGFITGEDEKDYFVHTSGLADGVRLNNDDAVLFDVEQGDKGLKAVNVRKA, from the coding sequence ATAATGGAAGGAAAAGTAAAATTTTTTAATGACTTGAAAGGCTTCGGCTTCATCACTGGTGAAGACGAGAAGGACTATTTTGTTCATACTTCAGGTTTGGCTGACGGTGTAAGATTAAATAATGATGACGCTGTTTTGTTTGATGTTGAGCAAGGAGATAAAGGTCTTAAAGCTGTTAACGTTCGTAAAGCATAA
- a CDS encoding DEAD/DEAH box helicase yields the protein MSDNLVSNFNGFNLGSKLLGAIQRLGFEVPTEIQAKSIPLILEGKDVVGESATGSGKTLAFGCGAIECCLPKQGVQALILVPTRELAEQVSKSINDLNVNKRFRILQIYGGVSINPQIDFLRSSEIVVATPGRLKDHIQRGTIDLSKLKLLVLDEADRMLDMGFIPDVEDIVKRCPKKRQTLLFSATFPPAVRVLTNKFLSNPVNVKVDNQVDAKLLKQVYYDARRGEKLSLLVHLIKNEESDRIMVFCNTRMNSDLVHQNLVRNNIKASVLHGGFTQASRTKVIDNFKTGKCKVLVCTDVAARGIHVDDVSHVYNYDMAKDPNDYVHRIGRTARAGSEGLVVNLVSDLDHDNFSRVFSNYDFSIDKLSPPEDMVRIKFDISKPRDNNDRVGSNRRGSSQGRSNNSGGRTGSRPSGRSGFSGNRNSSSRLRRR from the coding sequence ATGTCAGATAATTTAGTTTCTAATTTTAATGGTTTTAATCTTGGTTCTAAGTTGCTAGGCGCGATTCAGCGTCTTGGCTTCGAAGTTCCAACTGAGATTCAAGCTAAGAGTATCCCTTTAATTCTTGAGGGTAAGGACGTGGTTGGTGAATCAGCTACTGGTTCTGGTAAGACTTTAGCTTTTGGTTGCGGTGCGATTGAGTGTTGTTTGCCTAAACAAGGGGTTCAAGCTTTAATTCTTGTTCCTACTCGTGAATTAGCGGAGCAAGTGTCTAAGTCTATTAATGACTTGAACGTTAATAAAAGGTTTAGGATATTGCAGATTTATGGCGGGGTTAGTATTAATCCTCAGATTGACTTTCTTCGTTCTTCGGAGATAGTGGTTGCTACGCCTGGTCGTTTAAAGGATCATATTCAGCGTGGTACGATTGATTTGTCAAAGCTTAAGTTATTAGTTTTGGATGAAGCGGATCGTATGCTTGATATGGGTTTTATTCCTGATGTTGAGGACATTGTTAAGCGTTGTCCTAAGAAGCGTCAGACTTTGTTGTTCTCAGCGACTTTTCCTCCTGCGGTTAGGGTTTTAACTAATAAGTTTTTGTCTAATCCTGTTAATGTTAAGGTTGATAATCAGGTTGATGCGAAGCTTTTGAAACAAGTTTATTATGATGCTCGTCGTGGAGAAAAATTGTCTTTGCTTGTTCATCTTATTAAGAATGAGGAGTCTGATAGAATCATGGTTTTTTGTAATACTCGTATGAATTCTGATTTGGTTCATCAAAATCTTGTTAGGAATAATATTAAGGCATCTGTTCTTCATGGTGGATTTACTCAGGCTAGTAGGACTAAGGTTATTGATAATTTTAAGACTGGTAAGTGTAAAGTTCTTGTTTGTACTGACGTCGCGGCGCGTGGTATTCATGTTGATGATGTTTCTCATGTTTATAATTATGATATGGCTAAGGATCCTAATGATTATGTTCATAGGATTGGTAGGACTGCTCGTGCGGGTAGTGAAGGATTAGTTGTTAATCTTGTTAGTGATTTGGATCATGATAATTTTTCTAGGGTTTTTTCTAATTATGATTTTAGCATTGATAAGCTTTCTCCGCCTGAAGACATGGTTAGAATAAAGTTTGATATTTCTAAGCCTAGGGATAATAATGATCGCGTGGGTTCTAATCGTAGAGGTTCTTCTCAAGGCAGATCTAATAATAGTGGTGGGAGGACTGGTTCAAGGCCTAGTGGTAGAAGTGGTTTTTCAGGTAACAGAAATAGTTCTTCTCGTCTTAGAAGGCGTTAA
- a CDS encoding GNAT family N-acetyltransferase translates to MEQIKTKHNTTVQKKNSTNYKKKHPYSFSIIKNKNEIIGFITIIPCNKDLMNQFLNKEITEKELIKNIKTKITKKNIETLYVMSAYIHKDHRTKGIATNTIIKMISYYQKEYENIELFA, encoded by the coding sequence TGGAACAGATAAAGACAAAACACAATACAACGGTTCAAAAAAAGAATTCTACGAACTACAAAAAAAAACACCCATATAGTTTTAGCATAATAAAAAATAAAAATGAAATAATAGGATTCATAACCATTATTCCTTGCAACAAAGACCTAATGAACCAATTCCTAAACAAAGAAATAACAGAAAAAGAACTAATAAAAAACATAAAAACGAAAATAACAAAGAAAAACATAGAAACCCTGTACGTGATGTCAGCGTACATACACAAAGATCATAGAACAAAAGGAATAGCAACAAACACAATCATAAAAATGATAAGTTATTACCAAAAAGAATATGAAAACATAGAATTATTCGCTTGA